In Notamacropus eugenii isolate mMacEug1 chromosome 1, mMacEug1.pri_v2, whole genome shotgun sequence, one genomic interval encodes:
- the VAMP5 gene encoding vesicle-associated membrane protein 5 isoform X2: protein MAGKDLERCQQQADEVTEIMLNNFERVLERDGKLADLEQRSDQLLHMSSAFSKTTKTLAQKKRCENIQWRVIAGVVFGVVVVVVIITLLAVFIPRE, encoded by the exons GCAGGGAAGGACCTGGAGAGGTGCCAACAGCAGGCAGATGAGGTGACTGAAATCATGCTGAATAATTTTGAACGGGTGCTGGAGCGGGATGGCAAACTAGCCGATCTGGAGCAGCGATCCGATCAGCTCCTTCATATG AGCTCTGCCTTCAGCAAGACAACCAAGACACTGGCCCAGAAGAAGCGCTGTGAGAACATCCAGTGGCGAGTGATCGCGGGCGTGGTCTTTGGCGTTGTAGTGGTAGTTGTTATCATCACGTTGCTAGCTGTCTTCATTCCCCGGGAGTGA